One window from the genome of Eleginops maclovinus isolate JMC-PN-2008 ecotype Puerto Natales chromosome 15, JC_Emac_rtc_rv5, whole genome shotgun sequence encodes:
- the LOC134877189 gene encoding myosin-6-like, with amino-acid sequence MGDVLMAEFGKAAPFLRKSDKERLEAQTRAFDIKSECFVVDDKVEYMKGQIQSKDGGMVNIKKEDGTTVTVKESDVHPQNPPKFDKIEDMAMFTFLHEPAVLFNLKERYAAWMIYTYSGLFCVTVNPYKWLPVYDSEVVAAYRGKKRTEAPPHIFSISDNAYQYMLTDRENQSVLITGESGAGKTVNTKRVIQYFASIAAVGKRDPSKGTLEDQIIQANPALEAFGNAKTLRNDNSSRFGKFIRIHFGTSGKLSSADVETYLLEKSRCTFQLKAERNYHIFYQILSNQKPELLDMLLITNNPYDYAYISQGEVAVASINDAEELMATDSAFDVLGFTAEEKMGVYKLTGAIMHYGNMRFKQKQREEQAEPDGTEAADKSAYLMGLNSADLIKGLCHPRVKVGNEYVTKGQSVDQVYYSIGAVAKSVYEKMFNWMVVRINHSLDTKQHRQYFIGVLDIAGFEIFDFNTFEQLCINYTNEKLQQFFNHHMFVLEQEEYKKEGIDWEFIDFGMDLQACIDLIEKPLGILSILEEECMFPKASDQTFKSKLYDNHLGKNRMFEKPRAAKGKAEAHFALVHYAGTVDYNIGNWLVKNKDPLNETVVGLYQKSSLKLLSLLFSAYSGTDSSEKAGGKGAKKKGSSFQTVSALHRENLNKLMNNLKTTHPHFVRCLIPNESKTPGIMDNCLVMHQLRCNGVLEGIRICRKGFPNRVHYGDFKQRYRILNASAIPEGQFIDCKKSAEKLLGSLDIDHTQYRFGHTKVFFKAGLLGTLEEMRDEQLSRIITRIQANARAILMRAQFAALVERRDALMVIQWNLRSFLGVKNWPWMMLFFKIKPLLKSAESEKEMANMKDEFGKLKEALEKSEARRKELEEKIVSILQEKTDLNLQLQSEQDTLTDAEERCEQLIKSKIQQEAKLKEMTERLEDEEEMNADLTAKKRKLEDECSELKKDIDDLELTLAKVEKEKHATENKVKNLTEEMASQDENIMKLTKEKKALQEAHQQALDDLQSEEDKANSLTKAKLKLEQQVDDLEGSLEQEKKVRMDLERSKRKFEGDLKLTQESVMDLENDKQQLEEKLKKKDFEIVQTNSKLENEQVASVQLQKKLKENQARIEELEEELEAERAARAKVEKQRSDLSRELEDISERLEEAGGATSAQVEMSKKRDAEFQKLRRELEESTLQHEATAASLRKKHADSVAELGEQIDNLQRVKQKLEKEKSELKLELDDLSSNMESVVKAKSNIEKMCRTMEDNMNEYKSKYEETQRAINDFTTQRAKLLTENGEFGRQLEEKECLISQLTRGKNSYNQQVEDLRRQMEQEVKAKNSLAHAVQSARHDCDLLREQFEEEQEAKAELQRALSKSNTEVSAWRTKYETDGIQRAEELEEAKKKLVQRLQEAEEAIEAVNAKCSSLEKTKHRLQNEIEDLMLDLERSNAASAALDKKQRAFDKVMAEWKQKFEESQCELEASQKEARSLSTELFKLKNAYEESLDQLETMKRENKNLQEEISDLTDQLGEGGRSAHELEKIRKQLEQEKAELQSALEEAEGSLEHEESKILRTQLEFNQVKADMERKLAEKDEETEQAKRNYQRMLDSLQSSLESETRSRNEALRVKKKMEGDLNEMEIQLSQANRQAADAQKQLKTLQALLKDSQLQLDDAQHVNDDLRENTALPWKPREINLTPGPEWGKRGPPPWSKQIKKNPPGKTGPKREND; translated from the coding sequence ATGGGTGATGTTCTGATGGCCGAGTTCGGGAAGGCTGCTCCTTTCCTGAGGAAATCGGACAAGGAGCGCCTGGAAGCCCAAACTAGAGCTTTTGACATCAAGTCCGAATGCTTTGTAGTGGACGACAAGGTGGAATATATGAAGGGACAAATCCAAAGCAAAGATGGAGGCATGGTGAACATCAAGAAGGAAGACGGGACAACGGTCACCGTGAAGGAGTCCGATGTCCACCCTCAGAACCCGCCAAAATTCGATAAAATTGAAGACATGGCGATGTTCACTTTTCTCCACGAGCCAGCCGTGCTGTTTAACCTCAAAGAGCGCTACGCCGCCTGGATGATCTACACCTATTCTGGGCTCTTCTGCGTCACTGTCAACCCCTACAAGTGGCTGCCTGTCTACGACTCCGAGGTGGTGGCGGCATACCGAGGAAAGAAGAGAACTGAGGCCCCCCCCCACATCTTCTCCATCTCTGATAACGCCTATCAGTACATGCTTACTGACCGGGAGAACCAGTCTGTCCTCATCACTGGAGAATCCGGAGCAGGTAAGACTGTGAACACCAAGAGAGTCATCCAGTATTTTGCCAGCATCGCTGCAGTTGGCAAAAGAGACCCCAGCAAGGGCACGCTGGAGGATCAAATCATCCAGGCTAACCCCGCACTGGAGGCCTTCGGCAATGCCAAAACGCTGAGAAACGACAACTCATCTCGTTTTGGAAAATTCATCCGAATTCATTTTGGGACAAGCGGCAAGCTGTCATCTGCTGACGTCGAGACGTACCTGCTGGAGAAGTCCCGCTGCACCTTTCAGCTAAAGGCTGAGAGGAACTACCACATCTTCTACCAGATCCTGTCCAACCAGAAGCCAGAGCTTCTGGATATGCTGCTGATCACCAACAACCCGTATGACTACGCCTACATCTCCCAAGGAGAGGTAGCCGTTGCCTCCATCAACGACGCAGAGGAGCTGATGGCCACCGACAGCGCCTTCGATGTGCTTGGCTTTACTGCGGAAGAGAAGATGGGTGTCTACAAACTAACGGGCGCCATCATGCACTACGGCAACATGAGGTTCAAACAGAAGCAGCGTGAGGAGCAGGCTGAGCCAGACGGGACAGAGGCGGCAGATAAATCAGCTTACCTGATGGGGCTAAACTCTGCCGACCTCATCAAAGGGCTGTGCCATCCCAGAGTCAAAGTAGGGAATGAATACGTCACCAAAGGCCAAAGTGTAGACCAAGTCTACTACTCCATTGGGGCGGTGGCTAAGTCCGTATACGAAAAGATGTTCAACTGGATGGTAGTGAGAATCAACCACTCCCTGGACACCAAACAGCATCGTCAGTACTTTATAGGCGTGCTGGACATCGCTGGATTTGAGATCTTTGATTTCAACACTTTTGAGCAGCTGTGCATCAACTACACCAACGAGAAGCTGCAACAGTTTTTCAACCATCACATGTTCGTTCTGGAGCAAGAAGAGTACAAGAAAGAAGGGATTGATTGGGAGTTCATTGACTTCGGGATGGACCTACAAGCCTGTATTGACCTCATCGAGAAGCCATTGGGGATCCTGTCTATTCTGGAGGAGGAATGCATGTTTCCTAAAGCCAGTGACCAGACCTTCAAGTCCAAGCTTTATGACAATCATCTGGGCAAAAACAGGATGTTCGAGAAGCCCAGGGCTGCAAAGGGGAAAGCAGAGGCTCATTTTGCCCTGGTTCACTATGCTGGCACAGTGGACTACAACATTGGTAATTGGTTGGTCAAAAACAAAGACCCCCTGAATGAAACTGTGGTTGGTCTTTACCAGAAATCTTCTCTGAAGCTTCTCAGTCTGCTGTTTTCAGCCTATTCAGGGACGGACAGCAGTGAAAAAGCAGGTGGGAAAGGAGCCAAGAAGAAAGGTTCTTCATTCCAGACTGTGTCAGCCCTTCACAGGGAAAACCTGAACAAGCTGATGAACAACCTGAAGACCACACATCCTCACTTTGTCCGCTGTCTGATTCCTAACGAGAGTAAAACCCCGGGGATCATGGACAACTGCCTAGTGATGCACCAGCTGCGCTGTAATGGTGTCCTTGAAGGCATCAGGATCTGCAGGAAGGGTTTCCCAAACAGGGTTCATTATGGCGACTTCAAACAGCGGTACAGGATCTTGAATGCCTCTGCCATCCCTGAAGGCCAGTTTATCGACTGCAAGAAGAGTGCGGAAAAATTACTGGGATCCTTGGACATCGACCATACTCAGTACAGGTTCGGTCACACAAAAGTTTTCTTTAAAGCTGGTCTGCTGGGCACACTAGAGGAGATGCGTGATGAGCAACTCTCCCGAATCATCACCAGGATCCAGGCTAATGCCCGGGCCATCCTCATGAGGGCTCAGTTTGCTGCGCTGGTTGAACGTAGGGATGCCCTGATGGTCATCCAGTGGAATCTCCGCTCCTTCCTGGGTGTGAAGAACTGGCCCTGGATGATGCTCTTCTTCAAGATCAAACCTCTGCTGAAGAGTGCTGAGTCGGAGAAGGAGATGGCCAACATGAAGGATGAGTTTGGCAAGCTGAAAGAAGCTCTGGAGAAATCAGAAGCAAGACGTAAAGAACTAGAGGAGAAAATAGTTAGCATTCTCCAAGAGAAGACTGATCTGAATCTGCAGCTTCAGTCTGAACAGGACACACTAACAGACGCTGAGGAGCGCTGCGAACAGCTGATAAAGAGCAAGATTCAACAGGAGGCCAAGCTGAAAGAGATGACTGAGAGACTGGAAGACGAGGAAGAGATGAATGCAGATCTCACAGCTAAGAAACGGAAGCTTGAAGATGAATGCTCTGAGTTGAAGAAAGACATAGATGATCTGGAGCTGACTTTGGCAAAggtggagaaagagaaacatgcCACGGAGAATAAGGTGAAGAACCTGACGGAGGAGATGGCTTCCCAGGATGAAAACATCATGAAGCTAACCAAAGAGAAGAAGGCACTGCAGGAGGCTCACCAGCAGGCACTGGATGACCTGCAGAGCGAAGAGGACAAAGCCAACAGCTTGACCAAAGCCAAGTTGAAGCTGGAGCAGCAGGTGGATGATCTGGAGGGCTCGCTGGAGCAGGAGAAAAAAGTCAGGATGGATCTTGAGCGCTCAAAGAGGAAGTTCGAAGGAGACCTGAAACTGACTCAGGAGAGTGTGATGGACTTAGAAAACGAtaagcagcagctggaggaaaaactaaaaaaaaaagattttgagATTGTCCAAACAAATTCAAAACTAGAAAATGAGCAGGTTGCTTCAGTTCAGCTCCAGAAGAAGCTGAAGGAAAACCAGGCGAGGatagaggagctggaggaggagctggaggctgAGCGAGCAGCTCGAGCCAAAGTGGAGAAGCAGCGCTCTGATCTTTCCCGCGAGCTGGAGGACATCAGCGAGCGCCTGGAAGAGGCCGGAGGAGCAACGTCAGCGCAGGTGGAGATGAGTAAGAAGAGAGATGCAGAATTTCAGAAGCTGCGAAGGGAGCTGGAAGAATCCACTCTCCAACATGAAGCCACCGCCGCCTCCCTGAGGAAGAAACACGCCGACAGCGTTGCTGAGTTGGGCGAACAGATCGACAACCTGCAGCGTGTGAAGCagaagctggagaaggagaagagtgAGCTGAAGCTGGAGCTGGATGACTTATCCTCCAACATGGAGAGTGTGGTGAAAGCCAAGTCCAACATCGAGAAGATGTGCCGTACCATGGAGGACAACATGAATGAGTACAAGAGTAAATATGAGGAAACTCAGCGAGCCATCAACGACTTCACCACCCAGAGGGCCAAGCTGCTCACGGAGAATGGGGAGTTTGGACGTCAGCTAGAGGAGAAGGAGTGTCTGATATCACAGCTGACCCGAGGGAAGAACTCGTACAACCAGCAGGTGGAAGATCTGCGCCGACAGATGGAGCAGGAAGTCAAGGCGAAAAATTCCCTCGCCCACGCAGTGCAATCGGCTCGCCACGACTGCGACCTGCTCCGAGAGCAGtttgaggaggagcaggaagccAAGGCCGAGCTGCAGAGAGCTCTGTCCAAATCCAACACCGAGGTCTCAGCGTGGAGGACAAAATATGAAACGGATGGAATCCAGAGGGCGGAGGAACTGGAAGAAGCAAAGAAGAAACTGGTTCAGAGACTGCAGGAGGCTGAGGAGGCCATCGAGGCCGTGAATGCAAAGTGTTCATCTCTTGAGAAGACCAAACACCGCCTGCAAAATGAGATTGAAGACCTGATGCTGGACCTCGAGAGATCCAACGCAGCATCTGCCGCACTAGACAAAAAGCAAAGGGCCTTCGACAAAGTCATGGCAGAGTGGAAGCAGAAGTTTGAGGAGTCACAGTGTGAGCTGGAGGCCTCTCAGAAGGAAGCCCGGTCTTTGAGCACTGAGCTCTTCAAACTGAAGAACGCCTATGAGGAGTCTCTGGATCAGCTTGAGACgatgaagagagagaacaaaaacCTCCAAGAGGAGATCTCTGATCTCACCGACCAGCTGGGGGAGGGTGGCAGGAGCGCTCACGAATTGGAGAAGATCCGGAAGCAGCTGGAGCAGGAAAAGGCAGAGCTCCAGTCTGCCCTCGAGGAGGCAGAAGGTTCTCTGGAGCATGAAGAGAGCAAGATCCTCCGAACCCAGCTGGAGTTCAACCAAGTGAAGGCGGACATGGAGCGCAAGTTGGCAGAGAAAGATGAGGAAACGGAGCAGGCAAAGAGGAACTACCAACGGATGCTAGATTCGCTTCAGTCCTCTCTGGAATCTGAAACCAGGAGCCGCAACGAGGCCCTGAGAGTAAAGAAGAAAATGGAAGGGGACCTGAACGAGATGGAGATCCAGCTCAGCCAGGCCAACAGGCAGGCAGCTGACGCCCAGAAACAGCTGAAAACCCTCCAGGCATTGCTGAAGGACTCTCAGCTGCAGCTGGATGATGCACAGCATGTGAACGATGACCTGAGAGAGAACACCGCTCTCCCCTGGAAGCCCCGGGAAATTAACCTGACCCCGGGCCCCGAGTGGGGGAAACGGGGGCCCCCGCCCTGGAgcaaacagataaaaaaaaaccccccgGGAAAAACGGGCCCCAAACGGGAAAACGACTGA